From Pirellulales bacterium, one genomic window encodes:
- a CDS encoding MBL fold metallo-hydrolase, which translates to MDDSRQFRIRYWGVTGTLARSLSPGEVTDKLALAIQHLLDDESLAEIVHGQPDLATIRRHLESRVPLHLRSTYGGNSTCVEVETPGELIILDCGSGFRDLGRELNRRWSAPDFRGRRAAHILLTHSHIDHIVAIPFVDPLYDSTNHFTLWAPQGVLDNLEAVFGERAQLSRTYVPTNYAEMSGIKEFRAIAIGAEFYIGQTTMKTYALNHPGGCVAYRLERGGRKFVFATDHEHLETPDQGLAEFARDADLLYADAQYLAAEYDGKIGIGDAAPRVLHGWGHSTVEAAVATAVAACVRMLHLGHHEPARGDAELNRIEHLAERLLADSLRDASCASDACQLQLAREDFAVDI; encoded by the coding sequence ATGGACGACAGCCGACAATTCCGGATTAGGTATTGGGGCGTCACCGGCACCCTCGCCCGCAGCTTGAGCCCCGGCGAGGTGACCGACAAGCTTGCGCTGGCCATCCAGCATTTGCTCGACGATGAATCGCTCGCTGAAATCGTTCACGGCCAGCCGGATTTAGCGACAATCCGGCGGCATTTGGAGAGCCGCGTACCGCTGCACTTGCGATCGACTTACGGCGGCAATAGCACCTGCGTCGAAGTCGAAACGCCCGGCGAGCTGATCATTCTCGACTGCGGCAGCGGATTTCGCGACTTGGGGCGCGAGTTGAACCGACGCTGGAGTGCGCCTGATTTCCGCGGCCGCCGCGCGGCGCATATCCTGCTGACCCATTCGCACATCGACCATATCGTGGCGATTCCGTTTGTCGATCCGCTCTACGATTCGACCAATCATTTCACGCTTTGGGCGCCGCAAGGTGTGCTCGACAATCTGGAGGCCGTGTTCGGCGAGCGGGCGCAGTTGTCGCGCACCTATGTGCCGACGAACTATGCCGAGATGAGTGGCATCAAGGAGTTTCGCGCGATCGCGATCGGCGCGGAGTTTTACATCGGCCAAACGACCATGAAAACGTATGCCCTCAACCATCCGGGCGGCTGCGTTGCCTACCGCTTGGAGCGCGGCGGGCGCAAGTTCGTCTTCGCGACCGATCACGAGCATCTGGAGACGCCCGACCAAGGGCTGGCCGAGTTTGCCCGCGATGCCGATTTGCTCTACGCCGACGCCCAGTATCTAGCGGCGGAATACGACGGGAAGATCGGTATCGGCGATGCAGCCCCGCGCGTGCTGCACGGCTGGGGTCATTCGACCGTCGAGGCGGCCGTCGCAACCGCGGTCGCGGCCTGTGTCCGAATGCTTCATCTCGGCCACCACGAACCGGCGCGAGGCGATGCCGAATTGAATCGGATTGAGCACCTAGCTGAACGGTTGCTGGCCGACTCGCTTCGCGATGCAAGCTGCGCTTCGGACGCCTGCCAGTTGC
- a CDS encoding cytochrome c3 family protein, with protein sequence MPRETGKQRASGIPLDYFRHRNSLDRGKLILAAVVAAVTAGWLSAGSLSGHRAAAWYSPGQVSAAHAMWENDCSACHVSFTPIAGDAAAAELFGDKAAIDAKCQACHNVAGKTNSLGHHASKDPAMLACSNCHFEHRGRTESLVRMADASCTRCHADIEAHREVPSLRPQSIQNVSRFDAEHHPGFRSIATDPRTLKFTTATHHLHLTPGLAADAKHQPVMTVGMLSAADKTRYALPGQKDADLVQLSCGSCHQLSGTVLGAGTGRLRWPVLPSAPVPPSESAAPSASVKSTGGAYMQPVVFENQCSACHRLTINPGQDFKSDMKVAGDVVAHRLQPAQLATEVRRYWGDRYLHDHPAQLARNLPLPSHPRELENRDAREWIRDNATGSLNHLRTVCSECHELGGVAAEKLSLDGEAPGILPPPVLPVQVPHPWLEHAKFDHSAHRSVNCRDCHAGAYPSDAGVQAGPSTSAPMIPGRETCVRCHGPRDESSAPPRGGARFDCVECHRFHNRDEP encoded by the coding sequence ATGCCGCGTGAAACTGGCAAGCAGCGAGCCTCCGGGATTCCGCTGGACTACTTTCGCCATCGCAATTCGCTCGATCGTGGCAAGCTGATTCTGGCCGCGGTCGTTGCGGCCGTCACGGCGGGGTGGCTTTCGGCCGGAAGTCTGTCCGGACACCGTGCAGCGGCTTGGTATTCCCCAGGACAAGTGAGCGCGGCCCACGCCATGTGGGAGAACGATTGCTCGGCTTGTCATGTCAGCTTTACACCGATTGCCGGCGATGCGGCAGCGGCCGAATTGTTCGGCGACAAGGCCGCGATCGACGCCAAGTGTCAAGCCTGTCACAACGTCGCAGGCAAAACGAACTCGCTCGGACATCACGCCTCGAAGGACCCGGCGATGCTCGCGTGTTCGAATTGTCATTTTGAGCACCGCGGGCGGACGGAATCGCTCGTGCGCATGGCCGACGCATCCTGCACGAGGTGCCATGCCGACATCGAGGCCCATCGCGAAGTTCCGTCACTTCGTCCGCAGTCAATCCAAAACGTCAGCCGGTTCGACGCGGAACATCATCCTGGGTTCCGCTCGATCGCGACCGACCCGCGGACGCTAAAGTTCACTACCGCTACGCACCATTTGCACCTGACGCCGGGCCTTGCCGCGGATGCCAAGCACCAGCCGGTGATGACCGTCGGCATGCTCAGCGCGGCCGACAAGACGCGGTATGCGCTGCCGGGACAAAAGGACGCCGATTTAGTTCAGCTTTCCTGCGGCTCCTGCCATCAACTGAGCGGGACGGTGCTCGGCGCGGGCACTGGCCGACTTCGCTGGCCAGTGCTACCCAGCGCGCCAGTGCCACCCAGTGAGTCGGCGGCGCCCAGCGCCTCAGTGAAATCGACAGGCGGCGCTTATATGCAGCCGGTCGTTTTCGAGAACCAATGCAGCGCCTGCCATCGGCTGACGATCAATCCGGGGCAGGACTTTAAATCGGACATGAAAGTCGCCGGCGACGTCGTAGCTCACCGGTTGCAACCGGCCCAACTTGCGACGGAGGTGCGCCGCTATTGGGGAGATCGGTATTTGCACGATCATCCCGCGCAGCTCGCGCGCAATTTGCCGCTGCCGAGCCATCCAAGGGAACTTGAAAACCGCGACGCCCGCGAATGGATCCGCGACAACGCTACCGGCTCCTTAAATCATTTGCGCACGGTATGCTCCGAGTGCCACGAACTTGGCGGTGTGGCTGCGGAAAAGCTGTCGCTTGACGGCGAGGCCCCAGGGATTCTCCCGCCACCGGTCCTTCCGGTGCAGGTTCCGCACCCATGGCTGGAACATGCGAAATTCGATCATTCGGCCCACCGGAGCGTCAATTGCCGCGATTGCCATGCAGGAGCCTATCCGTCCGATGCCGGCGTTCAAGCGGGACCAAGTACCTCCGCGCCGATGATTCCCGGCCGCGAAACTTGCGTTCGATGCCACGGCCCGCGTGACGAATCATCCGCTCCGCCGCGCGGCGGGGCGCGATTCGATTGCGTTGAATGCCATCGCTTCCACAACCGCGACGAACCATGA
- a CDS encoding NADH-ubiquinone oxidoreductase-F iron-sulfur binding region domain-containing protein produces MIVQELYKIQHRHGFLPADELRGLSERMAVPLYRLHEVASYFPHYRLQPPSTVEVRVCRDMACHLHGSTDCRKALEQIASEIGGSQVKVDGASCLGRCDGPPAVAINDQVYWGKSAMELESIIRGALAGQPLPHQHGDTGPLEWKIDPYAGEPLYEVARRLIESWKADPDTDRQRKRIRLGDPVLAALEAAKLRGMGGAAFPTFKKWSIVRGAPGSPKYSVCNGDESEPGTFKDRELLRRAPHLVIEGMIVGALVTGCERGWIFIRHEYEQEIQCVRRALADAERQGVCGQRLLGSDLSFPLEVFVSPGGYICGEETALAEVLEDRRAEPRNKPPLMSLEGLFGKPTSMNNVETFSWVPAILTHGGAWYRDQGINGATGLRLHSISGDVNRPGVYEIPFGLTLGELVNGLAGGIRGGQRLKAVATSGPSGGFLPPQIPLPRESHHFTEGLVKRKVVAEGAESLDLLTMPLDPDLFRPFPDFMLGAAIVVYGDRANLLEQALNCVEFFRNESCGKCVPCRIGTTKLAAMLRERLQSNESTDFSLVGELADAMFTTSICGLGQVAPSPIRSVMKYFPEELSCRPKLKNSKP; encoded by the coding sequence ATGATCGTTCAAGAACTTTACAAGATTCAACACCGGCACGGCTTTCTCCCGGCCGACGAGTTGCGTGGATTGTCGGAGCGGATGGCGGTGCCGCTTTATCGGTTGCACGAGGTGGCGAGTTACTTTCCGCACTATCGCTTGCAGCCGCCCTCGACGGTTGAAGTTCGGGTCTGCCGCGACATGGCCTGCCACCTGCACGGCAGCACAGACTGCCGCAAAGCGCTCGAGCAGATAGCGAGCGAAATCGGCGGCTCGCAAGTGAAAGTGGATGGCGCTTCGTGCCTCGGGCGGTGCGACGGGCCGCCGGCAGTCGCCATCAACGATCAAGTGTACTGGGGCAAATCGGCGATGGAATTGGAGTCGATCATTCGAGGCGCGCTCGCGGGTCAGCCATTGCCCCACCAGCATGGCGACACGGGGCCGCTCGAATGGAAAATCGATCCTTATGCGGGAGAGCCGCTGTACGAGGTCGCCCGGCGGTTAATCGAATCCTGGAAGGCCGATCCCGACACGGACCGCCAGCGGAAGCGGATTCGACTCGGGGATCCGGTCCTCGCCGCGCTCGAAGCGGCCAAATTGCGCGGCATGGGGGGAGCGGCGTTTCCCACCTTCAAGAAATGGTCGATCGTCCGCGGTGCGCCGGGTTCGCCAAAGTATTCCGTTTGCAACGGCGATGAAAGCGAGCCGGGCACGTTCAAAGACCGCGAGTTGCTCCGCCGCGCGCCGCATCTGGTGATCGAAGGGATGATCGTGGGCGCGCTCGTTACCGGCTGTGAGCGCGGCTGGATTTTCATCCGCCACGAGTACGAGCAAGAGATCCAATGTGTTCGCCGCGCGTTGGCCGATGCCGAGCGACAAGGCGTTTGCGGCCAACGCCTGCTCGGTTCCGATCTTTCATTTCCGCTGGAGGTGTTCGTCAGTCCCGGTGGCTATATCTGTGGCGAGGAGACGGCGCTGGCCGAAGTACTCGAAGATCGCCGAGCCGAGCCGCGAAACAAGCCGCCGCTAATGTCGCTTGAAGGATTATTCGGCAAGCCAACTTCGATGAACAACGTGGAGACGTTTTCCTGGGTCCCCGCGATTCTGACTCACGGCGGCGCCTGGTATCGCGATCAGGGGATCAATGGCGCCACGGGATTGCGGCTCCATTCGATCAGCGGCGATGTGAATCGGCCGGGAGTATACGAGATCCCCTTCGGCCTGACGCTCGGCGAACTGGTGAACGGATTGGCCGGCGGAATCCGCGGCGGGCAGCGCCTCAAAGCGGTCGCCACGAGCGGCCCCTCAGGAGGTTTTCTCCCGCCGCAAATTCCGCTCCCCCGCGAATCGCACCATTTCACCGAAGGCCTTGTGAAGCGCAAAGTCGTCGCCGAGGGGGCCGAATCGCTCGATCTGCTCACGATGCCGCTCGATCCGGATTTGTTTCGGCCATTCCCAGACTTTATGCTAGGGGCGGCCATCGTCGTGTATGGTGACCGAGCGAACCTGCTCGAACAAGCGCTCAACTGCGTCGAGTTCTTTCGCAACGAATCCTGCGGCAAGTGTGTCCCCTGTCGGATCGGCACGACCAAATTGGCCGCGATGCTCCGCGAGCGCTTGCAAAGCAACGAATCGACCGATTTCAGCCTCGTCGGCGAATTGGCAGACGCGATGTTCACGACCTCAATCTGCGGCCTCGGCCAAGTCGCCCCCAGCCCGATCCGCTCCGTGATGAAATACTTTCCCGAGGAACTCTCTTGTCGTCCGAAGCTGAAGAATTCGAAGCCCTGA